From Methylopila sp. M107, a single genomic window includes:
- the clpA gene encoding ATP-dependent Clp protease ATP-binding subunit ClpA translates to MPSFSRSLEQSLHRALAFANERRHEYATLEHLLLSLVDDQDAAAVMRACNVDLEILRRNLAEYVDAELEALVGDTSEDSKPTAGFQRVIQRAVIHVTSSGREEVTGANVLVAIFAERESHAAFFLQEQDMTRYDAVNYISHGIAKRPGLSETRPSRGAEDESGATTDEAANGKKKADALDAYCVNLNKKARDGKIDPLIGREAEITRTIQILCRRSKNNPLFVGDPGVGKTAIAEGLALRIVRDEVPEVLLDATVFSLDMGSLLAGTRYRGDFEERLKQVVKELEATPGAILFIDEIHTVIGAGATSGGAMDASNLLKPALASGSLRCIGSTTYKEYRQHFEKDRALVRRFQKIDVAEPSVEDAIEILKGLKPYYESFHQVRFTNEAIKAAVELSHRYIGDRKLPDKAIDVIDESGASQMLLPEHKRRKTLGVKDIEVTVATMARIPPKSVSKDDAEVLRSLTDNMKRVVYGQEAAIDALSSTIKLARAGLRDPEKPIGCYLFSGPTGVGKTEAARQLSSLLGVKLLRFDMSEYMERHTVSRLIGAPPGYVGFDQGGLLTDGIDQNPHCVLLLDEIEKAHPDLFSILLQVMDHGKLTDHNGKQVDFRNVILIMTTNAGAADLAKESIGFGRGKRTGEDSDAINRLFAPEFRNRLDSIIAFGNLPMEVVRQVVEKFVLQLEAQLADRNVTIELSEEAGDWLAKRGYDPLMGARPLARLIQETIKTPLAEEVLFGKLKGGGAVRVVVDPAAKDGAGGLGFEFPQGPVTPKPEKIVQKASEDSAQKPAPKRKPAAPRKTVNKTPPLVRSDG, encoded by the coding sequence TTGCCGTCATTTTCCCGCAGTCTCGAGCAGTCCCTGCATCGCGCGCTGGCTTTCGCCAACGAGCGGCGCCACGAATACGCAACGCTTGAGCATCTGCTGCTCTCGCTCGTCGACGACCAGGACGCCGCCGCCGTGATGCGCGCCTGCAACGTCGATCTCGAGATCCTGCGCCGCAACCTCGCTGAGTACGTCGACGCCGAGCTCGAAGCTCTCGTCGGCGACACTTCCGAGGACAGCAAGCCGACCGCAGGGTTTCAGCGCGTCATCCAACGCGCCGTCATTCACGTCACGTCGTCCGGCCGCGAGGAGGTGACGGGCGCGAACGTGCTGGTCGCGATCTTCGCAGAGCGCGAGAGCCACGCCGCGTTTTTCCTGCAGGAGCAGGACATGACGCGCTACGACGCGGTCAACTACATCAGCCACGGCATCGCCAAGCGCCCGGGCCTCAGCGAGACCCGCCCGTCGCGCGGCGCCGAGGACGAATCCGGCGCGACCACGGACGAGGCGGCGAACGGCAAGAAAAAGGCCGACGCGCTCGATGCTTATTGCGTCAACCTCAACAAAAAGGCGAGGGACGGCAAGATCGATCCGCTGATCGGTCGCGAGGCCGAGATCACGCGCACGATCCAGATCCTGTGCCGCCGTTCGAAGAACAACCCGCTGTTCGTCGGCGACCCCGGCGTTGGCAAGACCGCCATCGCCGAAGGCCTGGCGCTGCGCATCGTGCGCGACGAGGTGCCCGAGGTTCTGCTCGACGCGACCGTGTTCTCGCTCGACATGGGCTCGCTGCTCGCCGGCACGCGTTATCGCGGCGACTTCGAGGAGCGGCTGAAGCAGGTCGTGAAGGAGCTCGAGGCGACTCCTGGCGCGATCCTGTTCATCGACGAGATCCACACCGTGATCGGCGCCGGCGCGACGTCGGGCGGGGCGATGGACGCCTCCAACCTGCTGAAGCCGGCGCTTGCGTCGGGGAGCCTGCGCTGCATCGGCTCGACGACCTACAAGGAGTATCGCCAGCACTTCGAGAAGGACCGGGCGCTCGTTCGCCGCTTCCAGAAGATCGACGTGGCGGAGCCTTCGGTCGAAGACGCGATCGAGATCCTCAAGGGTCTCAAGCCCTATTACGAGAGCTTCCACCAGGTCCGCTTCACCAATGAGGCGATCAAGGCCGCGGTCGAGCTGTCGCATCGCTACATCGGCGACCGCAAGCTGCCCGACAAGGCGATCGACGTGATCGACGAATCCGGCGCGAGCCAGATGCTTCTGCCCGAGCATAAGCGCCGCAAGACGCTCGGCGTGAAGGACATCGAGGTGACGGTCGCCACGATGGCCCGCATCCCGCCGAAATCGGTGTCGAAGGACGACGCCGAGGTGCTGCGTTCGCTGACCGACAACATGAAGCGCGTGGTCTACGGGCAGGAGGCGGCGATCGACGCGCTGTCCTCGACCATCAAGCTCGCGCGCGCGGGGCTCAGAGACCCTGAGAAGCCGATCGGCTGCTACCTGTTCTCCGGTCCCACCGGCGTCGGCAAGACGGAGGCTGCGCGGCAGCTGTCCTCGCTGCTCGGCGTCAAGCTGCTGCGCTTCGACATGTCGGAATATATGGAGCGCCATACGGTGAGCCGCCTGATCGGCGCGCCTCCAGGCTATGTCGGCTTCGACCAGGGCGGCCTGCTGACCGACGGCATCGACCAGAATCCGCATTGCGTGCTGCTGCTCGACGAGATCGAGAAGGCGCATCCGGACCTGTTCTCGATCCTTCTGCAGGTGATGGACCACGGCAAGCTGACCGACCACAACGGCAAGCAGGTCGACTTCCGCAACGTCATCCTGATCATGACGACGAACGCGGGCGCGGCCGACCTCGCCAAGGAATCGATCGGCTTTGGGCGCGGCAAGCGCACCGGCGAGGATTCGGACGCGATCAACCGCCTGTTCGCGCCGGAATTCCGCAACCGGCTCGATTCGATAATCGCCTTCGGCAATCTGCCGATGGAGGTGGTGCGCCAGGTGGTCGAGAAGTTCGTGCTTCAGCTCGAGGCGCAGCTCGCCGACCGCAACGTTACGATCGAGCTCTCGGAGGAGGCGGGCGACTGGCTCGCCAAGCGCGGCTACGATCCGCTGATGGGCGCGCGCCCGCTCGCGCGCCTGATCCAGGAGACGATCAAGACGCCGCTCGCCGAAGAGGTCCTGTTTGGCAAGCTCAAGGGCGGCGGCGCGGTTCGCGTCGTGGTCGACCCGGCGGCGAAGGACGGGGCAGGGGGGCTCGGCTTCGAGTTCCCGCAAGGTCCCGTCACGCCGAAACCGGAAAAGATCGTGCAGAAGGCCAGCGAGGACAGCGCGCAAAAGCCCGCGCCAAAGCGCAAGCCGGCCGCGCCGCGCAAGACGGTGAACAAGACGCCGCCGCTCGTGCGCAGTGACGGCTGA
- the clpS gene encoding ATP-dependent Clp protease adapter ClpS — MIRGVAPTAAGPRRVEDAGGPGAAVVTKTRTKVKRPSLYRVLILNDDYTPMEFVVHVLEQFFSKDREAATRIMMHVHNHGAGECGIYTYEVAETKVTQVMDFARKHQHPLQCVMEKK, encoded by the coding sequence ATGATCCGAGGCGTCGCGCCGACTGCTGCCGGTCCGCGGCGGGTCGAGGACGCCGGGGGCCCCGGCGCCGCCGTGGTCACCAAGACGCGGACGAAGGTCAAGCGGCCGAGCCTCTACCGCGTTCTGATCCTGAACGACGACTACACGCCGATGGAGTTCGTCGTGCATGTGCTCGAGCAGTTCTTTTCCAAAGACCGCGAAGCGGCGACACGCATCATGATGCACGTCCACAATCATGGTGCGGGGGAGTGTGGAATTTACACCTATGAGGTGGCCGAGACGAAGGTCACCCAGGTCATGGACTTCGCACGCAAGCACCAGCACCCGCTGCAATGCGTGATGGAGAAGAAGTGA
- a CDS encoding phasin family protein, whose amino-acid sequence MTTPSFDDIQKIGRENVDQALKSFGTVSKGLQAIAVEVADYSKKSFEDSSALVEKLLGAKTIDKAIEVQSAYVKTSYETYLARVTKIGELYADLAKESYKPVEAAIAKAK is encoded by the coding sequence ATGACGACCCCGTCTTTCGACGACATTCAGAAGATTGGCCGCGAGAACGTGGACCAGGCGCTGAAGAGCTTCGGCACTGTCAGCAAGGGTCTGCAGGCGATCGCCGTTGAAGTCGCCGACTATTCCAAGAAGTCTTTCGAGGACAGCTCCGCCCTCGTCGAGAAGCTGCTCGGCGCCAAGACGATCGACAAGGCCATCGAGGTCCAGTCGGCTTACGTCAAGACAAGCTACGAGACCTATCTGGCGCGCGTCACCAAGATCGGCGAGCTCTACGCGGACCTCGCGAAGGAAAGCTACAAGCCGGTCGAGGCCGCGATCGCCAAGGCCAAGTAA